The Hippoglossus stenolepis isolate QCI-W04-F060 chromosome 12, HSTE1.2, whole genome shotgun sequence genome segment CCTGAATATGTTTGATTGTAGGAGAGCGAAAGCtgatgaaaaaaattaataataaaaataactgtgGTCACTGACCTAAATCTTTGGCCAATTTGTCTAAGCAATTAATTagataattagtaaataggaTACAAATAAACTCCATGAACATAGAAAACAAACCTaccacaaaccaaccaaccaacccacccaCCAGCCAACCCACCCACCAGCTAACCAACCCACCCACCAGCTAACCAACCCACCCACCAGCCAAccaacacacccacccaccagccaaccaaccaaccaaccaacccacccacccaccagcCAAccaacacacccacccacccaccagcCCACCAACCCACCcgcccaccaaccaaccaaccaacccacgACAaacccaccaaccaaccaacgcaccaacacaccaacccaAACAGCCACACACCCACGCACCCAACCCACCCACCCGCCCACCAGCCCACCAACCCACCcgcccaccaaccaaccaaccaacccacgACAAACCCACCAACCACCCAACGcaccaacacaccaacccaAACAGCCACACACCCacgcacccacccacccacccaacccaacccacccaccaacccaccaaccaacCCGGTGGGTTAGGGAGAGAGGTCAGAGTATCTCTTCCCACCAGCTGACAACTCCACATGTCCATTCATCCATATGTCTGGGGACTCTCACACTCACGTCATGAGGGTTCTTGTGgaagttttatatttattatgaaaaatGATAATCTCTTAAAGACTCATCCATGTAATCCAAATTAATCTTTTTACAAATACATGACATCTGAAAGTTTACTCCACCATGATTGAATTAGCTGGAGTAAATAAGAACAATGCTGACGACTGGCTGGGTTTGCCCTCTGCTCGTGTGTCATTACCACATAATTATGCAACAAGCCGCTCCGCTGACAGACTGACAACAATTAATCTGCTTAATACCCACAACTGGGGGCTTCTACTGTAAATGCTGCAACCTCAGGGTGTTATCTTCCTCTCACTGGTTGAACGTCTACTTCTCTTGATTGCACTGATACGTATATGTGGTGGAGGAAATAGTGAGATGTTCAAATAAATGCACTTAATATAAAGAGAGGCTCATTTTAGAATAACACATATGCATTTTGATCAATTTACACATCACTTTAATGTCACAACTGGTTAACAGGGGTCAATTTTATTAAATGCTTTGAATCCTGCTAGGCAGcctaatatataataataatgcattttaaattgattatttgattatataTCTTGAATAAATAACCTGAATCAGCGAAGAAActattaaattataaaagataaaaataaagaaactataaaTCTTATAGAGTAAAATTATATagtaggaaaaaaaatacatgttatattatattatacacacacacacacacacacacacacacacacacacacacacacacacacacacacacacacacacacacacacacacacacacacacacacacacactattttcaaactgtaatggaaaataccactgatcaatgtcttaccACTGTGAtgaatgtcttactactgttttgactgttttctgtgcacttagcggctgcaacctcaaagttcatTCCCTTACTTACGTAAttccacctcctgttgaccttcatctgtgcaactgggtgctggggttgattcctctttctgtagtATTGCCAGCCGTTTTCCTGTCTGcttactgttttgtttcctgttttatcacAATGTATAAAAACCTTTCTTTTTAACTATCCGTGGTTGCACTCTGAAGCTTtgttgctgactgtgtaactctctgcagagcttacaattaaaactcaaagacaactccggtctgagaaactctttatttcacatctcgAGATAAATTTTCCACCACAAACTCCGCAACAATTAAATGGAAATACAAGGTTTCAGAGTTTACAGGATTTCACTGGGACTGATACATATACAAAATCTATATGCAACTACATGGTGATTGTACAGAATGGTATAATTGTCATCTGGTCCCTCAACATCTGGAGTCCAGATGTTCACCACTTACTAATCTTAAGATTTCTAAGAACTTCACATGTGCACATGGGAGAGTCGGGGTGTGAACAGGGCAGTGATTATGCTGATGAGGATTTTACATTGTGATGCCATATATCACATACATGCAACGTGTTGTAGATACTGAATCTGTCGAAATCTGTGTCCACTTTCTTTTTTGGATCAATGGCTCTTGTGATGATGTTATTGAATTTAGAAACACGCTGCACTGTGACCCCCGAGTCCGATCATGTGTTGGATGTCGATAACATTCCTCATTATCCTTTGCTTCACTCAATCAAACGCGACAGTAGAACGAACAGCACAGTGGACTCTTTTGGTTTTTGAAACCTACGGTAAGAATATTGATTATATGATAACCAGCATGTAACTGTGCATTGTTTAACGCTGTGGCCAGACAATACATCTCAAAGAAATGTCAAAGTAATGCCTCGTTTCTTATAGTACATAAAATCACACGTAGAGAAGTATAGTTGTATTATTCAATGATGATCAAGAGTTAATAggtgaatttaatttaatctaagGCTGAATGGTAAATCTTGATCTTAATTTAAACAGGAATCTTTTCTATGTAAAGACCAGGAGTTAACTCTGACTCCTCTTGAACGTCACACATACTTCTGTCTTCATTTCATATGTAAATCTGGAGGCGAGAAGTACGTCCAGTTAATCTATGGGCAGCGACTAATCTCTAACTCATCGTGGGGGCTGTGTAGTGAAGAATGTTGCTCTTGTTTGGTGGATTAGTGCCGTTCTCCTCTGGATCCAGCGATCGCTCGCTGCTTCACAGAGCTTTTCGGCACATTATTGGCATGCACacactttcacatttcactgcCAGGCGTCGTAAAACAAGGATAAACGCTGTATTGAGACATCAGGTCATAAATCGGTGATATTAGTCGTCTGTTGGGACTTTTTTAAGATTCATATCATTTCGTTTAGGGCCTTCGCTTCTCGACTAGGATACAAACAGGCAACGTTTGAGAGTAGCTGTTTTGAATGATTTTAAAGGATGAATGACAAAGCTCAGATGGCTGCCTCTTGGCAATATAAGTGTTGTTTGGTTCGCTAGTTATTTATATCATAGTTCAGCTAAAAGAAAAGTCGAGCTGCATTTATGTTCCTTAAAACTGTCAATAGCAATATTTGCTTTACTCTTCACATGGGGATCATCACTACCTTCTTCATAggactgtttgtatttttagtcAGCCACCATGGATAGTGTCTGTTTACAATAAGCATTTTGTTAGGATGAATTCAAAATGAAAGTCATCCCCTACTCGGCAAAGGAATTGCATTAAATCTGACACTGACTACAACAAAAATCacgtgtttgtttacagaagCAGCCACGTCCAAAGTATTTGACTGTGAGGTGCAGTAAACCACACACAGCAGGAACTGTTTGTCTATTTAAAgtagtttaaaaaagaatatGCTAATTAATTTTTTGTTCACAATCTCCTTCACGAAAAATCACAACGcagaaacaataaacaatagGAACATTTGGGACAGATGTGtgcaggtggggggggggggcaatggCCACCATTGTTCAACACACGACACGTTCacgtacacactcacagagacatCGAGGTACCTGCGAGAAACCACCAGGACAGAAAGTGTGCGATATTGCATGCTCAGTTTATTTGGACTTGTTCTCAATTTGAGGCACTTCAATCTTTTCCCCGGTGAGGAACTGCCAGATGCCTCCTCTGTAGTTCTCATTTCCCAAAGCGTACAGGAAGACATTGAAGGTCGGGGACGTCTTGGCGAGGATAGGTGCCATCTGCAGGGACGGGAGCAAGAAACACACGGATGTTAGCATTTAAAAGGCATTGCAGAAGGGTCAAAAATTCTCAAATGTTAATTCTGCATGTAGAGACTGGAAATGTATGCACATCCAACATGCAACAGTGAGCAGCTGATGGTGTATGAGCTGCATTTCAAACTATATACATTAATATGTGTGTGCTCATGTATGTCATGTTTTCCTTACCATCCTGAGCTTCGGGGAGACCAGGGAGGCGTTCTCCACAGCGGCGTAGAAAGCCAGGAGGCCATAGGGGCCCCAGCAGAACAGCATGGTCTTAAGAGGAGTGTTGGGGTTGAACTGCAGcaggggatagagagagaggtagagcgGGAGGGATTAACGGGGGAAAGGAATGAAaagtggagaaaagagagagggcgCGGGAGAGAGGATCAGAACAAAAATGATTAGTTACCGATCAACCATAAAGAGCGAAGGAGACAAAAAAATGCCTTGTGCCtcggtttctttttttttatacttggGGGCGAATCACACGCCAGGGATAAAGTCTGGGATAAAAACAATATCTGTGTTAAGATAATTCGAGGCtcagtgagaaaacagcaggcaGCCAATGAGTAAAGAGGCAGGTTGTAATCCAGGGGTCAGAGTAGACATTATTCTGAGCTTGAGCGTACGCATGCAAAGCAAAGTTTAACCCTTTAATGTCCAGTTCACTCCACATAAAAGGCTTTAAggttgggggaaaaaatattacaaacacTGATTATACTTTCAAGCGGGGAAACCAAGGAATACACACGTTGAAGAAGCTAAACTCCTGCAactttcattgttttctttgtgttggtTTAGTGGGTTTTTATGAAAGGGACAAAAACTCTTGGAAAATCGGGCGGTCCGGAAAGCAAAAGGAACCATAAGTCACTGGCATGTTGATTCCGAATTGTTGCTGCTAATCTACTTTTTCTTAATTAGTTACATGAATGGCTTGGACAATGTAACAAATCACCCCTctgggattaataaagtctgaATCACAGACATTTAATGGCTGCACCTTCAGTCATATGGACATATTCTACATGTCTCGTGCATTATCTTACACACATTTCACCCTGATGTATTTGGCATCTTGAGGAACTGCAGGAGCTCCtctacagtttaaaataaagccctgaaggtgaggaggaaaatGGTCAGAGTGGGCTTGCACTGACAGGCCCAGCAGGAGTCTGAAAATGACAGGCCAGGTGTTAATTTGAGGATAGAGGAACATCGGACAGAACCTCTAACCCCGTCTCTGCAGCGTTTTTTTGTGACATAGTCTGCACGTTATGTGCTTGACATTGGGGCAATGAGGCCTTAAGTCATTCTATAATTGCCTTGTTGTGGTGGTGCGCTCGGTGTCTCTCCTCCGGAGCCTTTTCATTTGGAATGAAAGCGTTGCTGGCCGACTCAGATAACTGTGAGTAATGGCCTTACGCAATGTAAAGTGAGGCAACCTGATTCAGCCCCCTGAGGAACTCCTCTACTGAATTCTCTATTCACAGATACATTGTTCTTTTCACTGCAGACCAGCTACTGTCCGCATTCCCCGGCCGAGGCACGGGGTCTTCCCCCTGAGGCAATGACCTATATACGGTGTGTAACAGCCACCACACCCCCCATTCACTGTTTTTGTTGCTCTGAATAAGGACCACGTTGAGGGAGTTGTGCTCACGCGAGGAAGGGATGAAAAGCGCTCACAGTGTTTACATGAGCTGCATCGTGTTTCTAAGGATTTGCGCATTCGATTTAACTTCTCTGTTAGTTTCAGCTGCTAGTTTCTTGGATTTCAGAATGATTTCTGAATTCCTCTGCATCATGCATGCAATCAAATTTGGGTTTGGAGTATCTGAAGCAAAACCCCAGACAACCGTCCTCTGTGTTGGcgtgaaaacagaaaacttgaCTGTAATATTTTTGGACTTCTCTAACACTTACCTTGGGGTTTCCAGTCTTCTTGAATTTCTGTGCAATGGATTGGTAAGAGGACATGACAACAAACACCTGGATGGCCATGTTGAAGATGCTCATGGGGATCAAGTAGGACACGTAGTTTCTGTGGAGGGAGAAATACATGGAAAAGGTGTCAGAAAAAAATGCTTATTGAAGATACAGAGAAATCTGTATTTATCTTGATGCATGGATACATTACCTGTCTCCTTTGGTGTAGTCCAGGGTGCAGCAGGTCCTGAGGGGCTCGTAGTCGTACTCTCCCCAGCCAATGAGGGGCATGGCGGACCAGAAGGCGGTGAAGAGCCAGATGAACACAGTCAGAGTGATGGCGCTGCTCCACTGCAGCTTTGTCCCTAGAAAGCACAGAGTCAAATCATTCCTCATCAATAATTTAAACACCTCCAGCAAAACATGGCTACATGCTTGACATACTTCTCTTATTTTTCTAAAGGTCTCCAGCACCACTGTTGAGTCATAACAGGGCTAATGATTAATCATGTGATCCCAGTGGTCTGCTGTAACGTGCTGAACTCTGCTAATCAGTGTGAAAGATGTGAGAATGGCTCAGGTGTTGAATCACTTCCCTTCCCCTTGTATCCTGTTACCAAGGAtggccaaaaataaaataacagtggGGCTGATTTGGAaaagaattaattaaaagttaaatgaaaaggtttttttatacACAATAATGTCTCCTAGGGAACTGTCTCTTCAAATGTATTTCAGCGCTTTTAGATTTTGCCGCGGGCCGTTCCAGAGACAACAGGGCGCATGATGACCAGCTGACCTCTTCAGAGCCGTAAGAGGTCTCAAGATCAGGGGGGGAGACAAAGGACAAAACCCTGTTCAGTATGcgtagacgtgtgtgtgtgtgtgtgtgtgtgtgtgtgtgtgtgtgtgtgtgtgtgtgtgtgtgtgtgtgtgtgtgtgtgtgtgtgtttgtgtgtgtgagagtgacacTGAGGAGGGACAGTGGGATGATGCGTTTGCTTTTGTCGTCATTCAGGGACTGGGGAAGGTGTTGACTTACTGG includes the following:
- the rgra gene encoding LOW QUALITY PROTEIN: retinal G protein coupled receptor a (The sequence of the model RefSeq protein was modified relative to this genomic sequence to represent the inferred CDS: inserted 1 base in 1 codon); protein product: MVSSYPLPDGFSDFDVFXLGSCLLVEGLLGFFLNAVTIAAFLKVRELRTPSNFLVFSLAMADMGICINATIAAFSSFLRYWPYGSDGCQTHGFQGFVTALASIHFIAAIAWDRYHQYCTRTKLQWSSAITLTVFIWLFTAFWSAMPLIGWGEYDYEPLRTCCTLDYTKGDRNYVSYLIPMSIFNMAIQVFVVMSSYQSIAQKFKKTGNPKFNPNTPLKTMLFCWGPYGLLAFYAAVENASLVSPKLRMMAPILAKTSPTFNVFLYALGNENYRGGIWQFLTGEKIEVPQIENKSK